From Pan paniscus chromosome 9, NHGRI_mPanPan1-v2.0_pri, whole genome shotgun sequence, the proteins below share one genomic window:
- the LOC100994139 gene encoding folate receptor alpha, translated as MAQRMTTQLLLLLVWVAVVGEAQTRIARARTELLNVCMNAKHHKEKPGPEDKLHEQCRPWRKNACCSTNTSQEAHKDVSYLYRFNWNHCGEMAPACKRHFIQDTCLYECSPNLGPWIQQVDQSWRKERVLNVPLCKEDCEQWWEDCRTSYTCKSNWHKGWNWTSGFNKCPVGAACQPFHFYFPTPTVLCNEIWTHSYKVSNYSRGSGRCIQMWFDPAQGNPNEEVARFYAAAMSGAGPWAAWPFLLSLALMLLWLLS; from the exons ATGGCTCAGCGGATGACAACACAGCTGCTGCTCCTTCTAGTGTGGGTGGCTGTAGTAGGGGAGGCTCAGACAAGGATTGCACGGGCCAGGACTGAGCTTCTCAATGTCTGCATGAACGCCAAGCACCACAAGGAAAAGCCAGGCCCCGAGGACAAGTTGCATGAGCAG TGTCGTCCCTGGAGGAAGAATGCCTGCTGTTCTACCAACACCAGCCAGGAAGCCCATAAGGATGTTTCCTACCTATATAGATTCAACTGGAACCACTGTGGAGAGATGGCACCTGCCTGCAAACGGCATTTCATCCAGGACACCTGCCTCTACGAGTGCTCCCCCAACTTGGGGCCCTGGATCCAGCAG GTGGATCAGAGCTGGCGCAAAGAGCGGGTACTGAATGTGCCCCTGTGCAAAGAGGACTGTGAGCAATGGTGGGAAGATTGTCGCACCTCCTACACCTGCAAGAGCAACTGGCACAAGGGCTGGAACTGGACTTCAG GGTTTAACAAGTGCCCAGTGGGAGCTGCCTGCCAGCCTTTCCATTTCTACTTCCCCACACCCACTGTTCTGTGCAATGAAATCTGGACTCACTCCTACAAGGTCAGCAACTACAGCCGAGGGAGTGGCCGCTGCATCCAGATGTGGTTCGACCCAGCCCAGGGCAACCCCAATGAGGAGGTGGCGAGGTTCTATGCTGCAGCCATGAGTGGGGCTGGGCCCTGGGCAGCCTGGCCTTTCCTGCTTAGCCTGGCCCTAATGCTGCTGTGGCTGCTCAGCTGA